In Methanobacterium bryantii, the following proteins share a genomic window:
- a CDS encoding histidine kinase dimerization/phosphoacceptor domain -containing protein, with protein MNTSVLLIKNNINYPFEAIVGFTDLHLKDMLNLEDFIDLLEFDASEFDAVLFEMECYDTFEKATLDRISKKWNNPALIIITRAKNEEKVKELTDNYLLVEQLTPILLEKSVLLAIEKKKVDDLNWKLQNYEQLVEEDIEKEANLTIEDYSYLEEYDDVIDLNPNTEFFNQYDSTESELKWLEILLNAVPCGIIILDCRKSHEFFVNRELLHMFGTDNLDEFNIEKNLIKINNINALNLYSPNGEKIAGEEFPSIKSIISGEDIENLEQVIKYDEYTDKTVMINSSPVFDKSGNIIASITAISDVSKLKNTERDLINTIKAKNIISEEFNDRILNILQTMTNLLCVNEELDQPEQYNKFYLNENKINKVVGLSFIQNIHEQLLYYDDVKQVDFNEYVQKICSKLLHIYNAESFVDLKIEGHAPMNLDIILPCGLIINDILNYRLKSFTKSAKINLMIESKSQDGRITIEIADNGPRPKVPVVKNADDLKLTHALLEQLSGIIRIETNNQQTSFFIEILYLDINDILS; from the coding sequence ATGAATACAAGTGTTCTTTTAATTAAGAATAATATAAATTATCCATTCGAGGCAATTGTGGGATTTACTGATCTTCATCTTAAAGATATGCTTAATTTAGAGGATTTCATTGATTTATTAGAATTTGATGCTTCAGAATTTGATGCTGTTTTGTTTGAAATGGAATGTTATGATACTTTTGAGAAAGCAACACTAGATAGGATCTCAAAAAAGTGGAATAACCCTGCATTGATTATTATAACCCGTGCCAAAAATGAGGAAAAAGTTAAAGAATTAACTGATAATTATTTACTGGTAGAGCAGTTAACTCCAATATTACTAGAAAAATCAGTTCTCCTTGCAATTGAAAAAAAGAAAGTCGATGATTTAAATTGGAAGCTTCAAAATTACGAACAACTTGTAGAAGAAGACATTGAAAAAGAAGCTAACCTTACCATTGAAGACTACTCCTATCTAGAAGAATATGACGATGTTATAGATTTAAACCCCAACACTGAATTTTTTAACCAGTATGATTCCACTGAATCAGAATTAAAATGGCTTGAAATTTTATTAAATGCAGTTCCCTGTGGAATCATTATTTTAGACTGCAGGAAATCACATGAATTTTTTGTAAACAGAGAATTGCTCCACATGTTTGGTACTGATAACTTAGATGAGTTTAATATAGAAAAAAATTTGATAAAAATAAATAATATCAATGCACTCAACTTATACAGCCCAAATGGTGAAAAAATAGCTGGTGAAGAATTCCCCTCAATCAAATCAATTATAAGTGGGGAAGATATTGAGAACTTAGAACAGGTTATAAAATACGATGAATATACCGATAAAACTGTTATGATTAACTCTTCACCTGTTTTTGATAAATCAGGGAATATAATAGCCTCCATAACAGCAATATCAGATGTATCTAAGCTGAAAAATACTGAAAGAGATTTAATAAATACAATTAAAGCTAAAAATATAATCTCAGAGGAGTTTAATGATCGAATTCTAAATATTTTACAGACCATGACCAATCTTCTGTGTGTAAACGAAGAACTGGACCAGCCTGAACAGTATAATAAATTTTATCTAAATGAAAATAAGATAAATAAGGTAGTAGGGTTGAGTTTTATTCAAAATATCCACGAACAACTCCTGTATTATGATGATGTTAAACAGGTAGATTTTAATGAATACGTTCAGAAAATATGTTCTAAGCTTCTCCATATTTATAATGCAGAAAGTTTCGTTGATTTGAAAATTGAAGGTCATGCACCTATGAATCTAGATATTATACTTCCATGCGGCCTTATTATTAATGATATACTCAATTACAGACTTAAATCATTCACAAAAAGTGCCAAAATTAATTTAATGATTGAATCTAAATCACAGGACGGTAGAATAACTATAGAAATTGCAGATAATGGACCCCGACCTAAAGTTCCTGTAGTGAAAAATGCAGATGATTTGAAGCTTACACATGCACTATTAGAACAGTTAAGCGGAATAATAAGAATTGAGACTAATAATCAACAAACTTCATTCTTTATAGAGATATTGTACTTAGATATCAATGATATTCTAAGTTAA
- a CDS encoding glycosyltransferase family 2 protein — MRVVLNVLMIFISRFIRAYRYEWKGITLDSKNLYKNMLFEELDYLKDIELYSQRYSNKLTVNRVFDEEYYHSMRHVTFLLPAYNEEQSIGVLVKNIRRYSKSKVIVVDNNSKDKTAYVAKKSGANVLKERKQGKAHAIKRGFENVKSDFIVMLDADNTYDPEDAQKLLKPLMDGKADVVLGSRLLGKREKGSISRFNLVGNRLLSFFASILFSKVSDVCTGYWAFQRKVIDSLLQEGIDSDGFDLEVEMFSKISNNNFRVLEIPINYKNRLDSPKLNGLNDGIKIFKRMLSYWIKTRRVRR, encoded by the coding sequence ATGAGAGTAGTATTAAATGTTTTGATGATATTCATATCACGATTTATAAGAGCGTATAGATATGAATGGAAGGGGATCACTTTGGATTCAAAAAATCTATACAAAAACATGTTATTTGAAGAATTAGACTATTTGAAAGATATAGAACTCTATTCTCAAAGATATAGCAATAAACTAACAGTAAACCGGGTTTTTGACGAGGAATATTATCATTCAATGAGACATGTGACCTTTTTGCTTCCAGCATATAATGAAGAACAGTCTATTGGTGTCCTGGTCAAAAATATCCGCAGATATTCCAAATCCAAAGTCATTGTGGTTGACAACAATTCTAAAGATAAGACGGCCTATGTTGCAAAAAAATCAGGGGCCAATGTACTTAAAGAACGAAAACAGGGAAAAGCACATGCTATAAAAAGAGGTTTTGAGAATGTAAAATCTGATTTTATAGTAATGCTGGATGCAGATAACACATATGATCCAGAAGATGCTCAAAAACTTTTAAAGCCATTGATGGACGGTAAAGCGGATGTAGTTCTAGGATCTCGTCTATTAGGCAAACGTGAAAAAGGCTCTATAAGTCGATTTAACCTGGTGGGTAATCGCCTGTTGAGTTTTTTTGCCAGCATACTGTTTTCTAAAGTTTCAGATGTATGTACTGGTTACTGGGCCTTTCAAAGAAAAGTGATAGACAGTCTTTTGCAGGAAGGTATAGATTCCGATGGTTTTGATTTAGAGGTTGAAATGTTTTCAAAGATTTCTAACAACAATTTCAGAGTATTAGAAATTCCTATTAACTATAAAAATCGATTAGATTCCCCTAAATTAAATGGATTGAATGACGGGATTAAAATATTCAAACGAATGTTAAGTTACTGGATTAAAACAAGAAGAGTGAGAAGATGA
- a CDS encoding DUF1972 domain-containing protein, producing the protein MKIAIIGCRGIPAKYGGFETFAQGLTENLVKNGYDVTVSCEHEPLQSRKDNYMGAKLEYFPVKPPKNYFLRKIYENLSDIYFLIKLSRKHQLIYFLGIEVGMFLFIPKILNRKSQVLVNIDGVMWQRSKFNLLERWLLKINHDMATVFADKIIVDAQAMKNYVDKKYLDKTSYLSYGIDVPKRVTWNGESLKLLKTYTSIEISPGDYYLVVARLEPENNIHIIIDAFIQAEISIPLVIVGDFTSEDYKEEIEAIAEECTQPGVIFLGSIYNQKLLDMLRQNCCAYIHGHSVGGTNPSLLEAAISRNIIIAHDNQFNREVCGTSAVYFKNEIELSRKMKSVYKHQQSYLKLKDDVYYRVKNNYLWDRITEGYLSLFQIINEEFITHREMDYDQKDEA; encoded by the coding sequence ATGAAAATTGCAATTATAGGCTGCCGGGGTATTCCTGCCAAATATGGGGGTTTTGAAACTTTTGCTCAGGGATTAACGGAAAATCTGGTAAAAAATGGTTATGATGTCACTGTAAGCTGTGAACACGAACCATTGCAGTCTCGTAAAGATAATTATATGGGAGCCAAACTGGAGTATTTTCCTGTAAAACCGCCTAAAAATTATTTTTTAAGGAAAATTTATGAGAATCTCTCGGATATTTATTTCCTGATTAAATTAAGCAGGAAACATCAGCTCATATACTTTTTGGGTATAGAAGTGGGTATGTTTCTTTTCATCCCTAAGATACTTAATAGAAAGTCTCAAGTTCTTGTTAATATAGACGGGGTCATGTGGCAGAGAAGCAAGTTTAATCTACTGGAAAGATGGCTTTTGAAGATAAATCATGATATGGCAACTGTATTTGCAGATAAAATAATTGTAGATGCTCAGGCAATGAAAAATTATGTGGATAAGAAATATCTGGACAAAACCAGTTACCTTTCCTATGGGATCGATGTCCCTAAGAGAGTTACATGGAATGGTGAATCATTGAAGCTTCTTAAAACTTATACTTCAATTGAGATTAGTCCTGGAGATTATTATCTTGTGGTAGCACGATTAGAGCCAGAAAATAACATCCATATAATAATAGATGCATTTATTCAGGCTGAAATTTCTATTCCATTGGTAATAGTTGGAGATTTCACAAGTGAAGATTATAAAGAAGAGATTGAAGCTATAGCAGAAGAGTGCACTCAACCTGGAGTAATATTTTTAGGATCGATTTATAATCAAAAACTTCTGGATATGCTTCGGCAGAACTGCTGTGCATATATTCATGGTCATTCAGTGGGAGGAACCAATCCTTCTCTTTTAGAGGCTGCAATTTCTAGAAATATAATTATAGCACATGATAACCAGTTTAACCGTGAAGTTTGCGGAACATCGGCAGTTTACTTTAAAAATGAAATAGAACTCTCTAGAAAAATGAAATCAGTTTATAAACATCAGCAGAGTTATCTTAAGCTCAAGGATGACGTTTACTATAGGGTAAAAAATAATTATTTATGGGACAGGATTACAGAGGGCTATCTTTCTCTTTTCCAGATAATCAATGAAGAATTTATCACACACAGGGAGATGGATTATGACCAAAAAGATGAAGCATGA